The Cellulomonas sp. S1-8 genome has a window encoding:
- a CDS encoding endo-1,4-beta-xylanase has protein sequence MLRDNRRWVARWVGAGTAVALAAVGLAVPAQAAVATFDVEITVSGSGTVTGEGSYEAGETVELTATPAASHVWGGWTSAELGWIGARVGSFTMPEGDVVLEASFRKQMASLKNVYRDYFDVGNIYSGPQTYAAGSPNSATVDRHYSVMTAENNMKPDQLLPNNNIDPVTGEFTFTWDAADAFVDETLARGMDVHGHVLVWHGQSPPRINSGATGGTRAQAKANMERYIEAVLTHFSGRTVSWDVVNEAFVDGLAEFDPATQDWRDFLRGGPNGGFSNWYSAYANGADAAAGESPSDFLYDAFVLARQYGPETRLEYNDFNVFQSEGKAQAIIAMATDLNERYAAEHPDDPRQLVESIGLQSHNYINQTPALACTGSRLPQLSDDAAEEWQPGACSDEASVERSLQLIIEAGFTASISELDLQVWEAWNGQPEGDDRSQYRDLTDPTVADRISRGEFDYWVGKITNRAELEAIQAQRFAEYFAVYKKYSTDINRVTFWGITDQLSWRSTHNPLIFNSDFSEKLGAAASAAPERWLGLPKTIVDTSKLELALAQAKALDLRGSVWTGVTLAKVKVAIARVAAVLKAGGPQAKVNAATAALLDAVAALERKK, from the coding sequence GTGCTCCGCGACAACCGGCGCTGGGTCGCGCGGTGGGTGGGAGCGGGCACCGCGGTCGCGCTCGCGGCCGTCGGCCTGGCCGTCCCGGCGCAGGCCGCCGTCGCCACCTTCGACGTCGAGATCACCGTGTCCGGGTCGGGCACGGTCACCGGCGAGGGCAGCTACGAGGCAGGGGAGACGGTCGAGCTGACGGCGACGCCCGCCGCGTCCCACGTGTGGGGCGGCTGGACGTCGGCCGAGCTCGGGTGGATCGGCGCCCGGGTCGGCTCCTTCACGATGCCGGAGGGCGACGTCGTCCTCGAGGCCTCGTTCCGCAAGCAGATGGCGTCGCTCAAGAACGTCTACCGCGACTACTTCGACGTGGGCAACATCTACTCGGGCCCGCAGACGTACGCGGCGGGGTCGCCCAACTCGGCCACGGTCGACCGGCACTACAGCGTCATGACGGCCGAGAACAACATGAAGCCGGACCAGTTGCTGCCGAACAACAACATCGACCCCGTGACCGGTGAGTTCACGTTCACCTGGGATGCCGCGGACGCCTTCGTCGACGAGACGCTCGCGCGCGGCATGGACGTGCACGGGCACGTGCTCGTCTGGCACGGCCAGTCCCCGCCGCGCATCAACAGCGGCGCCACGGGCGGCACGCGTGCGCAGGCCAAGGCGAACATGGAGCGCTACATCGAGGCGGTGCTGACCCACTTCAGCGGTCGCACCGTCTCCTGGGACGTCGTCAACGAGGCGTTCGTCGACGGGCTCGCGGAGTTCGACCCCGCGACCCAGGACTGGCGCGACTTCCTCCGCGGCGGACCGAACGGCGGGTTCTCCAACTGGTACAGCGCGTACGCCAACGGTGCCGACGCCGCGGCGGGCGAGAGCCCGTCCGACTTCCTCTACGACGCGTTCGTCCTGGCGCGGCAGTACGGGCCGGAGACGCGGCTCGAGTACAACGACTTCAACGTCTTCCAGTCCGAGGGCAAGGCGCAGGCGATCATCGCGATGGCGACCGACCTGAACGAGCGGTACGCCGCCGAGCACCCGGACGACCCCCGGCAGCTCGTCGAGTCCATCGGCCTGCAGTCGCACAACTACATCAACCAGACGCCGGCCCTCGCGTGCACGGGCTCGCGCCTGCCGCAGCTGTCCGACGACGCGGCCGAGGAGTGGCAGCCCGGGGCGTGCTCGGACGAGGCCTCGGTCGAGCGCTCCCTCCAGCTGATCATCGAGGCGGGCTTCACGGCCAGCATCAGCGAGCTGGACCTGCAGGTGTGGGAGGCGTGGAACGGCCAGCCCGAGGGGGACGACCGGTCTCAGTACCGCGACCTGACCGACCCGACCGTCGCGGACCGGATCTCCCGGGGCGAGTTCGACTACTGGGTCGGCAAGATCACCAACCGCGCCGAGCTCGAGGCGATACAGGCCCAGCGGTTCGCCGAGTACTTCGCCGTCTACAAGAAGTACTCGACGGACATCAACCGCGTCACGTTCTGGGGGATCACCGACCAGCTCAGCTGGCGGTCCACCCACAACCCGCTGATCTTCAACAGCGACTTCTCCGAGAAGCTGGGGGCGGCCGCCAGCGCCGCCCCCGAGCGCTGGCTCGGCCTGCCCAAGACGATCGTCGACACCTCGAAGCTCGAGCTCGCCCTCGCGCAGGCCAAGGCGCTGGACCTGCGCGGGAGCGTCTGGACCGGCGTCACCCTCGCCAAGGTGAAGGTCGCCATCGCCCGGGTCGCCGCCGTCCTCAAGGCGGGTGGACCGCAGGCCAAGGTGAATGCTGCGACCGCTGCACTGCTCGACGCCGTGGCCGCGCTCGAACGGAAGAAGTGA
- a CDS encoding 3-oxoacyl-ACP synthase III, with translation MYSNASLLSLAAVTPDRVTTSAELDARLRPVLDRLRLPTGLLQRIAGVHERRNWTEGQSFDTATIEAGEKALAEAGVDRGRIGLLINTSVTRPHLEPSVAVRMHHGLALPSSAVNFDIANACLGFVNGMSLAAQLIDAGQIEYALVVDGEDADAVQHNTVARLSREGTTRADFMREFPTLTLGSGAVAAVLGPADAHPSGHRLLGGVTRAATEFNDLCVGGVNGMYTDAKALLKGGMQLVMAAWKEARQHFDWADMDRYVMHQVSDVHTDAIIKAAKLDRSRVPLTYPRFGNVGPASIPITLAHEAASLSPGDRVLLMGVGSGINTAMMELAW, from the coding sequence ATGTACAGCAACGCGTCTCTGCTGTCCCTGGCGGCGGTCACCCCTGACCGGGTGACCACGTCCGCGGAGCTGGACGCTCGCCTGCGGCCCGTCCTGGACCGGCTGCGCCTGCCGACCGGACTGCTCCAGCGCATCGCCGGCGTCCACGAGCGCCGCAACTGGACCGAGGGGCAGAGCTTCGACACCGCGACGATCGAGGCGGGGGAGAAGGCGCTCGCCGAGGCCGGCGTCGACCGCGGGCGGATCGGCCTGCTCATCAACACGTCCGTCACGCGGCCGCACCTCGAGCCGTCCGTCGCGGTGCGCATGCACCACGGGCTGGCCCTGCCGTCGTCGGCCGTCAACTTCGACATCGCGAACGCGTGCCTCGGCTTCGTCAACGGCATGAGCCTCGCGGCCCAGCTCATCGACGCGGGGCAGATCGAGTACGCGCTCGTCGTCGACGGCGAGGACGCCGACGCGGTCCAGCACAACACCGTCGCGCGGCTGTCCCGCGAGGGGACGACCCGTGCCGACTTCATGCGCGAGTTCCCGACCCTGACGCTCGGCTCGGGGGCCGTCGCCGCCGTCCTCGGCCCCGCCGACGCGCACCCGTCGGGCCACCGTCTGCTCGGGGGCGTGACGCGTGCCGCCACCGAGTTCAACGACCTGTGCGTCGGCGGCGTCAACGGCATGTACACGGACGCGAAGGCGCTGCTCAAGGGCGGCATGCAGCTCGTCATGGCCGCGTGGAAGGAGGCCCGTCAGCACTTCGACTGGGCCGACATGGACCGGTACGTGATGCACCAGGTGTCCGACGTCCACACCGACGCGATCATCAAGGCCGCGAAGCTCGACCGGTCCCGCGTGCCGCTGACCTACCCGCGCTTCGGCAACGTGGGCCCGGCGTCCATCCCGATCACGCTCGCGCACGAGGCGGCGAGCCTGTCGCCGGGCGACCGCGTCCTGCTCATGGGCGTGGGCTCCGGCATCAACACCGCGATGATGGAGCTCGCCTGGTGA